A region of the Romboutsia hominis genome:
GCTAACTCTTGGAAATAGTGGACTATTTGGTAAATATGATAAAAATAAAAAAAGAAAATACTTATCTACCGGAAAAATGCTTGGATATAATATAGTATTAGGTGCATCATTAGGAATAGTAGTTTCTTATGTGGCAGCATCACTTTCCAATACCTTTGAAGTAGCTCCAGAGGTAATATCATTATTCCCAACACTATGTTTTGGAATAAGTGCATTTTCTTTAATATTTACACAAACAGGCTCGGCTACACCAGCAACACATCATATAACATTAATATCAGCACTTGCAGCTGTTGTTTCAGGAAATCCCATATTTGGAGTATTGTTTGGAATTATAAGTTGTTTAATTGGAGATTTCGGAGCTAATACACTTAATAGTAATTGTGACTCTCATATAGATCCACCGGCATTCTCAATATTTATATGTACATTTATAATAAACTTCATATTTTAATTAAAACTAAACAATAATTTTTAAAATTTCGTATAAAATTTTACATATTTGAATTATAGATAAATATAATTTAGATAAAACATATTAGCAAACATGATAAGAATTAGGGGGACACAATATGAAAAAATCAATTGGACTTGTGGAATTAAAAAGTATTCCCATAGGGATAGAAGTTGCAGATATAATGCTAAAAACAGCAAATGTAGAATTAATATTAGCTAATCCAATTTGTCCGGGAAAATATGTGATAATAGTGAGTGGGAACGTAGGTTCAGTAGAAAATGCTATAAAAGCAGGTAAAGATAAAGCAGGAATATTTTTAATTGAAAGTCATGTGATAAATAATATACATGAAGATGTAATACCAGCCTTAACAGGTACTATAGAACCAGTAAATATTAAATCTATTGGATGTATAGAAACAATATCAGCACTAACAGCTATAAAAGCTGGAGATA
Encoded here:
- a CDS encoding BMC domain-containing protein, whose product is MKKSIGLVELKSIPIGIEVADIMLKTANVELILANPICPGKYVIIVSGNVGSVENAIKAGKDKAGIFLIESHVINNIHEDVIPALTGTIEPVNIKSIGCIETISALTAIKAGDIALKSSNIELIEIRLARGLGGKGFIVMCGDIASINSAIKSCTNELQESGEITSTSSIASPHRDLINKLM